The genomic stretch GGAGTGGGTCTTGGGTTTCTCTTACCAATGGCAGCAGATTTAATCTCAGACTTTTTTGATGGTCATGAAAGAGAGACTATGATGGGCTTTCAATCCGCCTTTACCAGCATCGGCGGTATTATGTATCAATTGGCGGGAGGTTTTCTCGGTTCCTATGGCTGGAATTATGCTTTCTACGCCTATATTATCGGTATTATCATCTTCTTTGCCGTTCATCTGACTTTGCCGGAACCCCAGCGCAAAGTCATCCCCCAAGGTGAAAAGATGAAAATGCCCAGTCGAGTGTACAGCAGCTTTTTTTCCTTGTTCGTCTTTCAAATTATTTTGTTTATCCTCATGAACAACGCGGCAGTCATGCTTGATGGAGAAAAGATGGGCGATGCGGCATCCATTGGCGTAGCCTTGACCCTGATGACAGTTGGTGGTTTAATCGGTGGTTTTTTTGCAGGGAAAGTCATGCGCATTTTAAAAGAATACACCTTTCCTATACTATACCTCATCTGCGGAGTTGGTTTTGGCATTGGCTATACCTCCTACACACTTCTCCAGTTTTTTGTCGCAACCACGATCATCGGTTTATCTATGGGTGTCTTTGTACCTTCTTGTTGGGTCAAGCTTTCGGTATCGGTCCCACCACCCTTAGTTGCCTTGGCTATATCCATTGGCGTTAGCGCCATGAACATCGGCGGCTTTTTTCAGCCCTACATCTATGCTGGTATCAGTAAGTTGTTCGGCCTCCAAATCGGCAGAGATTCCTTCTTAGTAGCAGTAGTCGCCAGTATATTGATGGCTGTTTTCGTTTTCATTGATAGTAAAACCTCGAGAAAAGCTAGCGCTTAACAAGGAAAGGCATAAAAAGACCACAAACAAGCGGAGCTCCTTTTATGACAAGGAGTTAGCAATAAAAAAAGGGCTGCCCACTTCGTGGCAGCTCTTTTGGTGTCCCTGTTCACTATAACTTTGTTCCACATTGAGAACAATAGCTGGCCCCTTCGCGTGTTTTTTGACCACAGGTAGGACAGAAGTTCGCTGAATCTCTTGATGCGACCTGTGAAGTCGTAGTGGAATGAGAAGGGTTGTATGGGGAATCATAAGGAGATTCGGGTGTGCTATATGGGTCCTTGGGAGGGATATAAGAATTACTTGGCGGTGGATAGGAAGCTGCGGGTGCCTCAGGTCGGCTGGGCGGTGTGTCTGGTGCAGCATTTGCAGGTGACTCAGTAGGTTTATTCTCTTCATAAGCTGGATGGTACCGTGAATCAGGCGAAACAGGAAAAGGAGAAGTTTCCGGTCTCAGTACTGGCGCAGTTGGATTGTGGTATAGATTACCGATAGGCTTTGCTTTTTCCTCTTCTTCAAGGGTAAATACCCAAACGATGGGGAGGATCGTCAAAAAGGGAGTAAC from Desulfitobacterium dichloroeliminans LMG P-21439 encodes the following:
- a CDS encoding MFS transporter, with translation MSRRTLKFGVLAVSAMGMGAMVTNPVLADIMKAFPDVDPTTIMLISGLPSLFVVFFAPVYGKLTQYLPKKTLLAIATLCFAVGGIMPAFLSNFTIILAMRCLLGVGLGFLLPMAADLISDFFDGHERETMMGFQSAFTSIGGIMYQLAGGFLGSYGWNYAFYAYIIGIIIFFAVHLTLPEPQRKVIPQGEKMKMPSRVYSSFFSLFVFQIILFILMNNAAVMLDGEKMGDAASIGVALTLMTVGGLIGGFFAGKVMRILKEYTFPILYLICGVGFGIGYTSYTLLQFFVATTIIGLSMGVFVPSCWVKLSVSVPPPLVALAISIGVSAMNIGGFFQPYIYAGISKLFGLQIGRDSFLVAVVASILMAVFVFIDSKTSRKASA